In Actinomadura luteofluorescens, the sequence CCTAACCGGGCTAACCCGCCTAACTTTCCGCAGCTCAGCGGCCAAGTGAGGGCCGGGCGGGCGGCAGGTGAGAAAACTAACCCGTCCACCCGCCACCTCACCCGAAACACCTCCATGAGGCGCGGCCACACCGTCGCCGCGAACCCCACGCCCCGGACCGGGACGCCCGCCCCTAGGGCGCGTCCGTTGGACGCCTCCCGGGCGCTTGCGTCAGGATCTGAGGTCACTTGATGACGTTCGCCCCGCACGTCGTGGGCTGGCCGGGAAAGGGGGAGCCTAATGGGCGACGCGCGGCTGGGAGAGCGTCAGTTACGCCAGTCCCTGCTCTCGCTGCTCCAGGACCGTCACCGAAACGACGCGGACACGGTGATCCGCCACGAGATGGGGCTGTGTGCGGGCGCGCGCCGAGTGGACCTGGCAGTGATCAACGGCGAGTTGGCCGGTTTCGAGATCAAGAGCGATCAGGACACGCTGGAACGACTGGCAGGGCAGGCCGCCGACTATGGGCGGGTCCTCGACCGCGTCACTCTAGTCACCACCGACCGGTACATGGCCCGTGCCGCCGCCCTGGTTCCTGACTGGTGGGGCCTCGTCCGGGCCACCTCCGCCGCCCAGGACGAGGTGGGCACGGTGGAGTTGGGTGAGGTCCGGCCGGCCGCGGTCAACACCGGGCAGGAACCGTTCGCGGTGGCGCAACTGCTGTGGAGGGATGAGGCGTTGGCAATCCTGCGTGCCCGTGGTCAGCACAAGGGGGTGCAGCGGGCACGCCGCTGGCTGGTGTGGGAACGCCTGGCCGAGGTGGTGCCGCTGCCGGAGCTGCAGCGGCTGGTGTGCACGCAGCTCAAGGCTCGCCAAGCCTGGCCAGGCGGTCAGTGACCACGGCCAGATGCCGAGATGTTCCGAACGCCCGCCAGTCGGTCGTGCTCCCGGGGCTAGAACACTCCTCAGCCCGCAGGGCGATCTGCGCGTCGCCCCAGCAGGCTTCCCCGGTCCAGTGTTCGGAGGCCAGCACGCTCTGGCAGATGAGGCAGAACCGATGATTGCCTAGATGCTCCGGGGTTCTCCGCCGCCAGACTTGCCACCGGGTGCCGGTGGTGTAGCGCAGGTTGGGGTACC encodes:
- a CDS encoding sce7726 family protein encodes the protein MGDARLGERQLRQSLLSLLQDRHRNDADTVIRHEMGLCAGARRVDLAVINGELAGFEIKSDQDTLERLAGQAADYGRVLDRVTLVTTDRYMARAAALVPDWWGLVRATSAAQDEVGTVELGEVRPAAVNTGQEPFAVAQLLWRDEALAILRARGQHKGVQRARRWLVWERLAEVVPLPELQRLVCTQLKARQAWPGGQ